The [Bacillus] selenitireducens MLS10 genome includes a region encoding these proteins:
- a CDS encoding (Fe-S)-binding protein, whose translation MKVSLFLTCLADVVYPASVGQSTVEVLERLGCEVDFPKQQTCCGQPAFNSGFHRESRDVAKHMIKVFEDAEYVVSPSGSCTTMFHEYPKLFEGDPEWQAKAEALKAKSYELTQFIVDVLKVEDVGASFDANVTYHTSCHMTRLLGVTDAPMTLLKNVKGLNFTELPNKENCCGFGGTFSVKMVPISEQMVNEKVEHIEETGANVLIGADLGCLMNIGGRIDRKGKPVKVMHIAEVLNSQG comes from the coding sequence ATGAAAGTGTCATTATTTTTAACCTGTTTGGCGGATGTAGTGTATCCGGCATCCGTTGGACAAAGCACAGTGGAAGTTCTTGAAAGGCTCGGTTGTGAAGTGGATTTTCCAAAGCAGCAGACCTGTTGCGGTCAGCCTGCATTTAACAGCGGTTTCCACAGAGAATCAAGAGATGTGGCAAAGCATATGATCAAGGTTTTTGAGGATGCGGAGTATGTGGTATCGCCATCAGGGTCCTGTACGACGATGTTTCATGAGTATCCGAAACTGTTTGAGGGTGATCCGGAATGGCAAGCGAAGGCTGAAGCATTGAAGGCGAAGTCTTACGAACTGACACAGTTTATCGTGGATGTACTGAAAGTGGAGGATGTCGGTGCTTCCTTCGATGCCAATGTCACGTACCATACATCCTGTCATATGACGCGTCTCTTAGGGGTAACTGATGCACCGATGACGCTCCTTAAAAATGTGAAGGGACTGAATTTCACGGAACTTCCAAACAAGGAAAACTGCTGCGGGTTTGGCGGAACGTTCAGTGTGAAGATGGTGCCGATTTCAGAGCAAATGGTCAACGAAAAAGTGGAACATATTGAAGAGACGGGGGCCAATGTACTGATTGGTGCTGATCTTGGCTGTCTGATGAATATCGGTGGACGGATTGACCGAAAAGGCAAGCCGGTCAAAGTCATGCACATTGCCGAAGTACTGAATTCTCAAGGATAA
- a CDS encoding L-lactate permease yields MLFLTGISAILLPFIFLVLLRMPAKKGMLFSSIIFIFLAFLVWGMEFQVLSASILEGFHRAVTILFILLGAIVLLNTLRQTGAVDRINEGFRNISPDMRVQVIIVAFLFGGLIEGAAGFGTPAAVTGPLMVALGFTPLAAATTALIADSTSVSFGAVGTPVIVGLSNIEGYGPEMLQEVAVRITMMDIFVGSLVPFILVTVLTIAFGKTRGMSSIMSMLPWSLFIGFTYTLSAFAYAYLFGPEFVAILASLTGLAVATITAKKGFLLPKEPWQDALQDDFKIPDVKSEMSLLSAWSPYVIVVVLLLLTRIVEPIKQFSQTAIDLSWNTILGIEGIGSAWQVLYSPGAVLLLAAFISVFTQKKKLSNFAAATKQSMGTIQGAALALLPTLALVQVFTNSGMNANDLVSMPQHIATVMAGSLGGMWLFVAPYLGLLGSFITGSATVSTLTFAPIQYSAAIDTGLNVNLVLGQQIAGAAAGNMICVHNVVAAAAVVGMVGKEGDIIRKTLLPALLYGLLLGIAGTIVLLII; encoded by the coding sequence ATGTTATTTTTAACAGGGATCAGTGCAATCCTACTACCGTTTATTTTTCTTGTACTGTTAAGAATGCCGGCAAAAAAAGGGATGCTGTTCAGCTCGATTATCTTCATCTTTTTGGCATTCCTCGTTTGGGGCATGGAGTTTCAAGTATTGTCAGCATCGATTTTGGAAGGGTTTCACCGCGCCGTAACAATTTTATTCATTCTGCTTGGTGCGATTGTTCTTTTGAACACGCTCCGACAGACGGGTGCCGTGGACCGGATCAACGAAGGCTTTCGCAACATTTCACCGGATATGCGCGTTCAGGTCATCATTGTTGCCTTTTTGTTCGGTGGTCTGATTGAAGGGGCAGCCGGATTTGGAACACCTGCAGCTGTAACAGGTCCACTGATGGTGGCACTCGGTTTCACACCGCTCGCAGCAGCAACTACAGCCCTGATTGCAGACAGTACATCGGTATCTTTTGGTGCAGTAGGGACACCGGTTATTGTCGGACTGAGTAACATCGAAGGGTACGGACCTGAAATGCTTCAGGAAGTGGCCGTCCGAATTACGATGATGGATATCTTCGTAGGCTCACTCGTTCCGTTTATTCTTGTAACTGTTCTGACAATCGCATTTGGAAAGACACGGGGCATGTCGTCCATTATGTCAATGCTCCCATGGTCACTGTTTATCGGGTTTACGTATACGCTGTCCGCTTTTGCATATGCATATCTCTTTGGACCGGAATTCGTAGCCATACTTGCTTCTCTGACAGGACTTGCTGTAGCAACCATTACGGCAAAGAAGGGCTTTTTATTACCGAAAGAACCATGGCAAGATGCCCTTCAGGACGATTTTAAGATTCCGGATGTGAAGTCGGAAATGAGCCTTCTTTCTGCTTGGAGTCCTTACGTAATTGTCGTCGTATTGCTACTTCTGACAAGAATTGTTGAACCGATTAAGCAGTTCTCTCAAACGGCCATCGATCTGAGCTGGAATACGATACTGGGCATTGAAGGAATCGGATCTGCATGGCAGGTTCTATACTCTCCTGGTGCCGTTCTTCTTCTAGCTGCCTTTATCTCGGTCTTCACTCAGAAGAAGAAGTTGTCCAACTTTGCAGCAGCAACGAAACAGTCAATGGGTACCATTCAGGGGGCAGCTCTTGCACTCTTGCCAACGCTCGCGCTAGTGCAGGTGTTTACCAACTCCGGTATGAATGCCAATGATCTTGTCTCCATGCCTCAGCATATCGCAACGGTCATGGCCGGATCACTTGGAGGTATGTGGCTGTTCGTAGCGCCTTATCTGGGTCTTCTCGGTTCCTTTATTACTGGAAGTGCGACGGTTTCAACGCTAACCTTTGCACCAATTCAATACAGTGCAGCGATTGATACAGGTTTGAATGTCAATCTCGTACTCGGCCAGCAAATTGCCGGTGCTGCAGCTGGTAACATGATCTGTGTACACAATGTTGTTGCAGCAGCAGCTGTTGTAGGTATGGTTGGTAAAGAAGGAGATATCATCCGTAAAACATTGCTTCCGGCATTGCTCTATGGACTGCTTCTTGGGATCGCGGGTACAATTGTACTCCTCATTATCTGA
- a CDS encoding tRNA threonylcarbamoyladenosine dehydratase, with amino-acid sequence MLHQFSRNELAIGKDGLERLKGASVAVLGIGGVGSFSAEALVRSGVGKLIIVDKDDIDITNVNRQIHALLSTVGQPKVDVMKERLLDINPECEIIALKMFYNEETYETFFSHSPDYVIDASDTVSYKIHLMKECLNRRIPIISAMGAANKMDPSQLQITDISKTKYDPLAKVIRTRLRKEGIYEGIEVIYSEERPIVIREEIRKEIVSRQAEEGPIRKAKLPPSSNAFVPSVSGLMMAGHVISKLLEGITIHRNN; translated from the coding sequence ATGTTGCACCAATTTTCACGAAATGAACTGGCCATCGGAAAAGATGGTCTTGAACGGTTAAAAGGAGCGTCCGTTGCAGTGTTGGGCATTGGCGGAGTCGGTTCATTTTCAGCGGAGGCTCTGGTCCGTTCCGGAGTGGGGAAGCTGATCATTGTCGATAAGGATGATATTGATATTACGAATGTGAACAGACAGATTCACGCGCTATTGTCCACTGTTGGTCAGCCGAAAGTCGATGTCATGAAAGAGCGCTTACTCGATATTAATCCTGAATGTGAGATAATTGCATTGAAAATGTTTTATAACGAAGAGACGTACGAAACCTTTTTCTCACACAGTCCGGATTATGTGATCGATGCATCGGACACGGTCAGCTATAAGATTCATTTGATGAAAGAGTGCCTGAACAGACGTATTCCGATTATTTCCGCTATGGGAGCGGCCAATAAAATGGATCCGTCACAGCTCCAGATTACGGATATATCCAAGACGAAGTACGATCCACTTGCTAAAGTCATTCGGACCAGACTTCGAAAAGAAGGCATTTATGAGGGGATTGAAGTCATTTATTCAGAGGAACGGCCAATTGTGATTCGTGAGGAAATCCGGAAGGAAATCGTCTCCCGCCAGGCAGAGGAAGGTCCTATCCGAAAGGCGAAATTGCCGCCATCTTCGAATGCCTTTGTGCCATCCGTTTCGGGGCTTATGATGGCAGGTCATGTGATTTCGAAGCTGCTCGAAGGAATCACGATTCATAGAAACAACTGA
- the aspS gene encoding aspartate--tRNA ligase — protein MKQRTHVCGELNEKHTGEQVTLQGWVKRRRDLGELIFVDLRDRSGYVQIVFNGDENRETHEMAEKIRSEYVIEVTGVITKRDQENVNDKIPTGEIEVNVTDMTILNKAKGLPFMIEDEQEINEDTRLKYRYLDLRRTRMADTMQMRYRTTKLIRDILDEEQFMEIETPILTKSTPEGARDYLVPSRVHEGEFYALPQSPQLFKQLLMVSGFERYYQIARCFRDEDLRADRQPEFTQVDIEASFMGKENLLSMMESMMVRLVKELKGVDVETPFLRLTYHEAMERFGSDKPDLRFGMELKDVSEIVKDSSFKVFASTVERGDAVKGICVKGIGPDYSRKDLDALSSFAEIYGAKGLAWLKVEENGALKGPIAKFFDEAKAQSIIERFEADAGDVLLFVADKRKVAYDVLGNLRNKFAKELNLFDPEDFNFLWVTEFPLLSYDEDHKRYVAEHHPFTRPVEEDVELLTTAPEQVRAEAYDLVLNGYELGGGSQRIYERDLQEKMFTALGFSDEEAKAQFGFLLDAFEYGTPPHGGIALGLDRLVMILAERTNLRDTIAFPKTASANCLLTNAPGGVSDAQLDELHLKSTAEKKNGD, from the coding sequence ATGAAGCAAAGAACGCACGTATGTGGGGAGTTAAATGAAAAGCACACAGGAGAACAGGTAACCCTGCAAGGATGGGTCAAACGGCGCCGTGATCTTGGAGAACTGATTTTCGTCGATCTGCGGGACCGATCCGGTTATGTACAAATCGTGTTTAACGGTGATGAGAACCGTGAGACACATGAAATGGCTGAAAAGATTCGCAGTGAGTATGTCATAGAGGTGACCGGTGTGATCACAAAACGTGATCAGGAAAACGTCAATGATAAGATTCCCACTGGTGAAATTGAAGTCAACGTGACGGATATGACGATCCTGAACAAGGCGAAGGGTCTGCCATTTATGATTGAAGATGAGCAGGAGATCAACGAAGATACACGCCTTAAGTATCGTTATCTTGATTTGAGACGGACGAGAATGGCAGATACGATGCAAATGCGTTACCGCACGACCAAGCTGATCCGCGATATTCTGGATGAGGAACAGTTTATGGAGATTGAAACGCCGATATTGACGAAGAGCACGCCGGAAGGGGCACGGGACTATCTCGTACCGTCTCGGGTGCATGAAGGGGAGTTCTACGCGTTGCCTCAATCACCGCAGCTCTTCAAACAGCTTCTCATGGTGTCCGGTTTTGAACGCTACTATCAGATTGCCCGCTGTTTCCGGGATGAGGATCTCCGGGCTGACCGTCAGCCGGAATTTACGCAGGTGGATATCGAGGCCTCGTTTATGGGAAAAGAAAATCTTCTCTCCATGATGGAAAGTATGATGGTCCGCCTCGTGAAAGAACTGAAAGGTGTCGATGTCGAGACCCCTTTCCTGCGTCTCACATATCATGAAGCGATGGAGCGGTTCGGCTCAGACAAACCGGATCTCCGTTTTGGAATGGAGCTAAAGGATGTATCTGAAATCGTAAAAGATTCGTCCTTTAAAGTATTCGCCTCCACAGTTGAGCGCGGCGATGCAGTGAAAGGGATCTGCGTAAAAGGCATCGGACCTGATTATTCCCGAAAAGACCTCGATGCCCTGTCCTCATTTGCAGAGATTTATGGTGCGAAAGGACTCGCATGGCTTAAAGTTGAGGAAAACGGCGCCCTTAAAGGACCGATTGCCAAATTCTTTGATGAAGCGAAAGCCCAGTCGATCATTGAGCGTTTTGAAGCTGATGCAGGAGATGTATTGCTTTTTGTCGCAGACAAGCGGAAAGTGGCTTACGATGTACTTGGGAACCTCCGAAATAAATTTGCGAAGGAATTGAATCTGTTTGATCCGGAAGACTTTAATTTTCTCTGGGTCACGGAATTCCCGCTCCTCTCCTATGATGAGGACCATAAGAGATACGTGGCTGAGCATCATCCGTTCACGCGTCCTGTCGAGGAGGATGTGGAACTGCTGACAACTGCACCTGAACAGGTGCGGGCAGAAGCGTATGATCTTGTGTTAAACGGTTATGAGTTAGGCGGCGGTTCGCAGCGTATTTATGAACGGGACCTTCAGGAGAAGATGTTTACGGCACTCGGCTTTTCTGATGAAGAAGCGAAAGCCCAGTTTGGTTTCCTCTTGGACGCGTTCGAATACGGAACGCCTCCGCATGGCGGGATTGCTCTTGGACTTGACCGCCTTGTCATGATTCTTGCAGAACGAACGAACCTTCGTGATACGATCGCATTCCCGAAGACAGCCAGTGCCAACTGTCTGTTAACCAATGCTCCGGGCGGGGTCAGTGATGCACAGCTTGACGAACTGCATCTTAAAAGCACCGCCGAGAAAAAAAACGGGGATTAA
- the hisS gene encoding histidine--tRNA ligase, producing MKYSIPRGTQDILPGESEKWQYIENKARDLCARYRYREIRTPMFEQTELFARGVGDTTDIVQKEMYTFEDKGGRSLTLRPEGTASTVRSFVDQKMHGWADQPVKLFYIGPMFRYERPQSGRMRQFVQFGVEAMGSSDPAIDAEVIGLAMDFYRELGLKGVKLVLNSLGDQESRENHRNALISHFEPVIGELCSDCQARLEKNPLRILDCKKDRDHEKMAAAPSILDYLNEESKAYFETVKSYLEAMGIPYEVDPGLVRGLDYYNNTAFEIMIDGEGFGAITTLMGGGRYNGLVEEIGGPETPGIGFALSIERLLMALESQGITLPVNHGIDAYMVALGDAAKAHVPKLVHELRSAGLSVDTDYLNRKMKGQMKAAGRLHARYALILGDEELEAGTIEVKHMETGNQETIQISELAAYLQAGSVKGV from the coding sequence GTGAAATACAGTATTCCAAGAGGAACACAGGATATCTTGCCTGGCGAATCTGAAAAATGGCAATATATCGAAAATAAGGCCAGAGATTTATGTGCCAGATACCGGTACAGAGAAATCCGCACACCGATGTTTGAACAGACGGAACTGTTCGCAAGGGGTGTTGGTGACACGACAGATATTGTGCAAAAAGAAATGTACACGTTTGAAGACAAGGGCGGAAGAAGCCTGACCCTTCGTCCTGAAGGAACGGCGTCCACGGTTCGTTCCTTTGTGGATCAGAAGATGCATGGCTGGGCTGATCAGCCGGTGAAGCTCTTTTACATCGGGCCGATGTTCCGCTATGAGCGTCCGCAGTCAGGACGGATGAGGCAGTTTGTCCAGTTCGGTGTGGAGGCCATGGGAAGCAGTGATCCTGCAATTGATGCGGAAGTGATCGGGCTTGCGATGGATTTTTACAGAGAGCTCGGTCTCAAAGGCGTGAAGCTGGTGCTGAACAGCCTTGGGGATCAGGAAAGCCGCGAGAATCACCGTAATGCCCTCATTTCACATTTTGAACCGGTGATCGGTGAGCTGTGCAGCGATTGTCAGGCTCGCCTGGAGAAGAACCCGCTTCGTATTCTCGACTGCAAGAAGGACCGTGACCATGAAAAAATGGCCGCGGCTCCGTCGATTCTTGACTATCTGAATGAGGAATCGAAAGCGTACTTCGAAACGGTTAAATCGTATCTCGAAGCGATGGGGATTCCTTACGAAGTGGATCCGGGTCTCGTGAGAGGACTGGATTATTACAATAATACGGCCTTTGAAATCATGATTGACGGCGAAGGCTTTGGGGCGATCACGACCCTGATGGGCGGCGGACGTTATAACGGACTCGTCGAGGAAATCGGTGGTCCGGAAACACCGGGTATCGGTTTCGCACTCAGCATAGAACGACTGTTAATGGCGCTTGAAAGCCAGGGCATTACGCTCCCTGTAAACCACGGGATTGACGCCTATATGGTCGCACTCGGAGATGCAGCAAAAGCGCACGTACCAAAGCTTGTTCATGAACTGCGAAGTGCCGGATTATCCGTGGATACTGATTATCTGAACCGGAAGATGAAAGGACAGATGAAAGCGGCAGGCAGGCTTCACGCCCGCTATGCACTGATTCTCGGTGACGAAGAACTTGAAGCAGGGACGATTGAAGTGAAGCATATGGAAACGGGAAATCAGGAAACGATTCAAATAAGTGAACTGGCAGCCTATTTGCAAGCCGGTTCAGTGAAAGGGGTATAA
- the dtd gene encoding D-aminoacyl-tRNA deacylase yields the protein MRVIVQRVSKANVTVDDNVTGSIGNGLMLLVGVTHDDTEADARWTADKIANLRIFEDEDDKLNLSVKDKGGSVLSISQFTVYGDCKKGRRPNFMAAAKPDHADHLYEMMNRILRDEHGLTVETGVFGAMMDVELVNHGPVTLIVESKQS from the coding sequence ATGCGGGTAATTGTACAACGGGTTTCAAAAGCAAATGTCACCGTGGATGACAACGTGACAGGCTCCATTGGCAACGGACTGATGCTCCTTGTCGGCGTGACGCATGACGATACCGAAGCAGATGCACGCTGGACAGCTGATAAAATTGCCAATCTGCGGATTTTTGAAGATGAGGATGACAAACTGAACTTGTCTGTTAAAGATAAGGGAGGATCTGTTCTTTCCATTTCGCAGTTCACGGTCTATGGCGATTGCAAGAAGGGCAGACGCCCGAATTTTATGGCAGCTGCGAAACCGGATCATGCAGATCACCTCTACGAAATGATGAACCGCATTCTCAGAGATGAGCACGGTCTGACTGTCGAAACAGGTGTATTTGGCGCGATGATGGATGTGGAACTGGTCAATCACGGGCCTGTTACACTGATTGTGGAGAGTAAACAATCCTGA
- a CDS encoding adenine phosphoribosyltransferase, with amino-acid sequence MDFKEHITVVEDFPHEGISFKDITTLMENGEVYRKAIDEMVTFAKKREVDVVVGPEARGFVVGCPVSYALEAGFVPVRKAGKLPREVLEVDYGLEYGKDSLNIHKDSIKPGQKVLITDDLLATGGTIQATISMVEELGGIVVGIAFLIELSFLEGRKNLSKYDVHSLVTY; translated from the coding sequence ATGGATTTCAAAGAGCACATTACCGTTGTTGAAGATTTCCCGCATGAGGGGATCAGTTTCAAAGACATCACCACGCTTATGGAGAATGGGGAAGTGTACCGAAAAGCCATTGATGAAATGGTCACTTTCGCCAAGAAACGTGAAGTGGATGTTGTTGTCGGGCCTGAAGCCCGCGGATTTGTGGTTGGGTGCCCGGTATCCTACGCACTCGAGGCTGGTTTTGTACCGGTACGAAAAGCCGGGAAATTGCCGAGAGAGGTTTTGGAAGTGGATTACGGTCTTGAATACGGTAAAGATTCCCTGAATATTCATAAGGATTCGATCAAACCGGGACAGAAAGTCCTGATCACCGATGACCTTCTTGCAACGGGCGGAACGATCCAGGCGACGATCTCCATGGTCGAAGAGCTGGGTGGCATCGTTGTCGGTATTGCGTTTCTGATTGAACTGAGTTTTCTAGAAGGACGTAAAAACCTTTCGAAATACGATGTTCATTCACTTGTGACATACTGA
- the recJ gene encoding single-stranded-DNA-specific exonuclease RecJ, with amino-acid sequence MLPSKSKWLVPDWSEDQVGELAEATGLSNIAARFFVQRRKTTKEEVMSFLHMDHRSLLDPFLLYDMDRAVDRIRRAIEKQERILIFGDYDADGVTSTAITYLTLKRLGAEVSYYIPNRFTEGYGPNEGAFRQAAEESVSLIITVDTGISGVHEAEVAKECGMDLIITDHHEPPPVLPDAFAVVNPKQEHCSYPNPNLAGAGVAFKLAHALTGEIPEDLFDLVAIGTIADLVSLEGENRYLAKAGIEAIRQGPRAGVKALLDIAGAEVSELNEETIGFMIGPRLNAAGRLDSADPAAALLITENPHEAKDLAELIDGLNKERQSIVKEIAEEAIEQVEAQGVPSVIIVGAEGWNPGVIGIVASRLVERYYRPVIVLSFDQEKEQAKGSARSIEGFDMFQSLSTCRDILPHFGGHPMAAGLTMSLSDVEELRERLIRLANESMSDDDWIRKLKVDLPVSIEEVTLNAIEDLQAMAPYGIGNPAPKVMLEDVGIVSMRRIGATGDHLKLSVNNKGSGIELDAIAFGKGDAADEISKLSPLSLVGKLGINEWNGKRKPQFLVEDMQISDWQLFDFRGNTKFARQQHLLNRSEVTAVTFSHPFSAIRTEIPEEWIKVEVIDGFTDDQRAIIQKAGDVVFIDLPKTLEQMERLVQELKNLEKLYPVFLQADSGKIETVPRREQFSELYKLFIQQEKVDMKRHAHTISRKKGWSMDHIRFMCKVFSELEFVTMKDGIVEVVSNPEKKQLNDSALYQETLAKQEVEQALYYSSSGELKRWVEQRKNPAAVPEA; translated from the coding sequence ATGCTGCCTTCAAAATCGAAATGGCTTGTGCCCGACTGGTCTGAAGATCAGGTTGGAGAACTGGCTGAAGCGACGGGTCTGTCCAACATTGCAGCTCGTTTTTTTGTTCAACGCCGTAAAACGACGAAAGAAGAAGTCATGTCATTTTTACATATGGATCACCGTTCACTGCTTGATCCATTTCTGCTCTATGATATGGACCGTGCAGTCGATCGGATCCGGCGTGCTATTGAGAAACAGGAACGGATCCTTATTTTTGGGGATTATGATGCAGACGGTGTAACGAGTACAGCAATTACGTATTTGACGTTGAAACGGCTGGGCGCTGAGGTCAGTTATTATATCCCGAACCGGTTTACGGAAGGATACGGCCCGAATGAAGGAGCGTTCAGGCAGGCTGCTGAAGAGTCGGTAAGTCTGATCATTACCGTGGACACAGGCATCTCCGGAGTTCATGAAGCGGAGGTCGCAAAAGAATGCGGGATGGATCTGATCATCACGGATCATCACGAACCCCCGCCTGTGTTGCCGGATGCATTTGCCGTTGTGAACCCGAAACAGGAACATTGTTCATATCCGAATCCGAATCTCGCAGGAGCAGGTGTAGCATTTAAACTTGCCCATGCTCTGACGGGTGAGATACCCGAGGATCTTTTTGATCTTGTCGCCATTGGAACGATTGCGGATCTTGTTTCTCTTGAAGGGGAAAACCGTTATCTGGCAAAAGCGGGCATAGAAGCAATTCGCCAGGGCCCGAGAGCTGGGGTGAAGGCGCTGTTGGATATAGCCGGCGCTGAGGTCAGTGAATTGAACGAAGAGACGATCGGGTTCATGATCGGCCCAAGACTCAATGCTGCAGGGAGATTGGACTCCGCAGATCCGGCGGCGGCTCTTCTGATTACGGAGAATCCGCATGAGGCGAAGGATCTTGCTGAGCTGATTGACGGGCTAAACAAAGAGCGGCAGAGCATTGTCAAAGAGATTGCGGAAGAGGCCATCGAACAGGTTGAAGCGCAGGGTGTGCCATCTGTCATCATTGTCGGTGCCGAAGGCTGGAATCCGGGTGTCATCGGCATTGTGGCAAGCCGGCTGGTTGAAAGGTATTACCGGCCTGTCATCGTACTCAGTTTTGATCAGGAGAAAGAACAGGCCAAAGGCTCGGCAAGAAGTATCGAAGGGTTTGATATGTTTCAATCCCTGTCAACATGCCGGGATATTCTCCCTCATTTCGGCGGTCATCCGATGGCGGCCGGTCTCACGATGTCGCTTTCTGATGTGGAAGAACTGAGGGAAAGACTCATTCGTCTGGCGAATGAGTCGATGTCGGATGACGATTGGATCCGTAAACTTAAGGTGGATTTACCCGTTTCAATCGAAGAAGTAACTTTGAATGCGATTGAAGATTTGCAAGCAATGGCACCATACGGGATCGGTAATCCGGCTCCGAAAGTGATGCTTGAAGATGTCGGCATTGTCAGTATGCGCAGAATCGGTGCAACCGGCGATCATCTGAAGCTGAGTGTCAACAACAAGGGATCAGGCATTGAACTTGACGCCATTGCGTTTGGTAAAGGGGATGCTGCTGACGAGATTTCGAAACTGTCACCGCTCTCGCTGGTCGGCAAACTCGGTATCAATGAATGGAACGGCAAGCGAAAGCCGCAGTTTCTTGTTGAAGACATGCAGATTTCCGACTGGCAGCTGTTTGATTTCAGAGGTAATACAAAGTTCGCGCGACAGCAACATCTTTTGAACCGCTCAGAAGTGACTGCTGTGACCTTTTCCCATCCTTTTTCGGCCATCAGAACCGAGATTCCCGAGGAATGGATTAAAGTAGAGGTTATTGATGGATTTACAGATGATCAAAGAGCCATTATTCAGAAAGCCGGGGATGTGGTGTTTATTGATCTGCCAAAAACACTTGAACAAATGGAGAGACTCGTTCAAGAGCTGAAGAATCTGGAGAAACTGTACCCGGTTTTTCTGCAAGCAGATTCAGGAAAGATAGAAACCGTTCCGCGAAGAGAGCAGTTTTCTGAGCTGTATAAATTATTTATTCAACAGGAAAAAGTCGACATGAAGCGCCATGCACATACGATAAGCCGAAAAAAAGGATGGTCAATGGATCATATTCGTTTTATGTGCAAGGTGTTTTCCGAGCTTGAATTTGTTACAATGAAAGATGGCATTGTGGAAGTTGTGAGCAATCCTGAGAAAAAGCAATTAAATGATTCTGCACTTTATCAGGAAACGCTTGCAAAACAGGAAGTCGAGCAGGCTTTGTATTACTCATCGAGCGGTGAATTAAAACGCTGGGTGGAACAGCGTAAGAATCCGGCTGCCGTCCCTGAGGCCTGA
- the secF gene encoding protein translocase subunit SecF — MNFEHWNTRLDFVKHRKKFFIASASTLLAGIILLMTVGLNLGIDFTSGTTIDILADEPVTEQEVMAEFENIGYIPDDLTLAGDTNEIGRAQFIGDLSQEETLSIQAHFMDVYGNEPTVSTVTPIVGEELARNAVISVLIASVGIIIYVTFRFELLYGISAIVALFHDALLILVIFSILQMEVNIPFIAAVLTIVGYSINDTIVTFDRIRENMSYEKKLKGFEDVARVVNKSLVQTLARSINTVLTVLFAAGALFIFGGEGLRTFSLALVVGLLAGTYSSLFIAAQVFLELKTRQIKKRHEKRIKELQEEQEEQEATPTNG; from the coding sequence GTGAACTTTGAACATTGGAATACACGACTTGATTTTGTCAAACACCGGAAAAAGTTTTTTATTGCATCGGCATCCACGCTGCTCGCAGGGATTATTCTTCTCATGACGGTCGGATTGAATCTCGGCATTGATTTCACGAGCGGGACGACGATCGACATCCTTGCTGATGAACCCGTCACTGAACAAGAGGTGATGGCCGAGTTCGAAAATATCGGGTATATTCCTGATGACCTGACACTCGCGGGCGATACGAATGAAATTGGCCGTGCGCAGTTTATCGGGGATCTTTCACAGGAAGAGACGCTCTCCATTCAGGCTCACTTCATGGACGTATACGGCAATGAGCCGACGGTCAGTACTGTGACCCCGATCGTTGGGGAAGAGCTCGCGCGTAATGCGGTCATTTCCGTTTTGATTGCGTCGGTCGGGATCATCATTTATGTAACGTTCCGATTCGAGCTTCTCTACGGTATCTCAGCGATCGTGGCCCTGTTTCATGATGCGTTGCTGATTTTGGTTATCTTCAGCATTCTGCAAATGGAAGTGAATATACCGTTCATTGCCGCCGTCCTGACCATCGTCGGTTATTCGATCAACGATACGATCGTCACCTTCGACAGGATCAGGGAAAACATGAGCTACGAAAAGAAACTGAAAGGTTTTGAAGATGTCGCGCGGGTTGTCAATAAGTCACTCGTTCAAACGTTGGCCCGTTCGATTAACACCGTGCTGACCGTACTCTTCGCCGCAGGTGCGCTCTTTATCTTTGGCGGGGAAGGACTTCGTACCTTCTCACTGGCACTCGTCGTCGGTCTTCTCGCCGGAACGTATTCCTCCCTGTTTATTGCAGCGCAGGTATTCCTTGAATTGAAGACACGGCAGATCAAGAAGCGCCATGAAAAACGGATTAAAGAGCTTCAGGAGGAACAGGAAGAACAGGAAGCAACGCCGACAAACGGATAA